A stretch of the Aphis gossypii isolate Hap1 chromosome 2, ASM2018417v2, whole genome shotgun sequence genome encodes the following:
- the LOC114131598 gene encoding UDP-glucose 6-dehydrogenase, translating into MAVTKICCIGAGYVGGPTCSVIAMQCPHIKVTVVDISVQRISQWNSQKLPIYEPGLDDIVKKQRNVNLFFSTNIEESIQEADLIFISVNTPTKTFGVGKGRAADLTYVENCARTIAQVSTSDKIVVEKSTVPVRAAESILKILSANHKPNVKFQVLSNPEFLSEGVAVENLLNADRVLIGHEETADGLWAFKELSKVYLNWIPESKILRTNTWSSELTKLAANAFLAQRISSINSMSVICEATGADVSEVAKGIGLDSRIGPKFLQASVGFGGSCFQKDLLNLVYICECLNLPQVAVYWQQVLDMNVYQKSRFSNKIIESLFNTVTGKKITMFGFAFKKDTGDTRESPAIHVAKTLLDEGAKLNIYDPKVEPEQIKKDLTHPYVTDNPENVIKSIEIHDNPYRASHSTHAIVICTEWDEFVNLDYEEIYKHMIKPAFIFDGRKILNHETLATIGFQVHTIGKR; encoded by the exons ATGGCGGTCACAAAAATATGCTGTATAGGAGCTGGATATGTTGGAGGGCCCACATGCAGTGTAATTGCAATGCAGTGTCCACATATAAAAGTCACGGTTGTAGATATAAGTGTTCAACGAATATCCCAGTGGAACTCACAAAAACTACCCATTTACGag CCCGGACTAGATGATATTGTAAAGAAGCAAAGAAATGTAAACTTGTTTTTTTCTACCAACATCGAAGAATCTATCCAAGAAGcagatctaatttttatttctgtaaatACTCCAACAAAGACATTTGGAGTAGGCAAA GGACGTGCTGCCGACTTAACATACGTTGAAAACTGTGCTAGGACTATTGCTCAAGTTTCAACTAGTGATAAAATTGTAGTGGAAAAAAGTACAGTACCGGTACGTGCAGCGGAAAGCATATTAAAGATTCTAAGCGCTAACCATAAGCCAAAtgtaaaatttcaa gtactatctaACCCCGAGTTCTTGTCTGAAGGCGTCGCTGTTGAAAACCTATTAAATGCAGATAGAGTTCTTATAGGACACGAAGAAACCGCCGATGGCTTGTGGGCTTTCAAGGAGCTCAGTAAAGTCTATTTGAATTGGATACCCGAATCAAAAATCCTCAGAACAAACACTTGGTCTTCGGAATTAACCAaacta GCGGCTAATGCATTTCTCGCTCAACGGATTTCTAGTATAAACTCAATGTCCGTAATATGTGAAGCGACTGGGGCAGATGTCAGTGAGGTGGCTAAAGGCATAGGTCTCGATTCCAGAATTGGCCCAAAATTTTTACAAGCGTCAGtcg gtTTTGGAGGCAGTTGTTTTCAAAaagatttacttaatttagtttatatatgtGAATGTTTAAATCTTCCACAAGTAGCTGTTTATTGGCAACAA gTACTAGACATGAATGTCTATCAAAAATCTCGATtttcgaataaaattattgaatcgCTGTTTAATACGGTCactggtaaaaaaataacaatgtttgGATTTGCGTTTAAAAAAGACACAGGTGATACTCGTGAGTCACCTGCAATACATGTTGCTAAGACGTTACTCGATGAAGGAGCAAAACTCAATATATATGACCCGAAG GTGGAACCAGAACAAATCAAAAAAGACCTTACGCATCCATATGTTACTGATAATCCAGAAAATGTGATTAAGTCTATCGAAATTCACGATAATCCATACAGAGCTTCACACTCGACTCACGCTATTGTAATATGCACCGAATGGGATGAATTTGTG aaCTTGGATTACgaagaaatttataaacatatgatAAAACcagcatttatttttgatggtCGCAAGATTCTGAATCACGAAACTTTGGCCACAATTGGGTTCCAAGTTCATACAATTGGAAAACgttga